Part of the Labilibaculum antarcticum genome, TGCTCTTTTTATCGGTAAAATAAACAAAGAAAACCCCTATATCAAAATGTATATCGAAAATACCATGCTACACTAAACCTATCTCGACTAAATTAAATATATTTGTTTGTATCTAAATTTACATAAATTTAGAATTATTCGTAATTAAATGATTATCCATAAAACATATAGAACATGAAGAGTTTTTTCAAATTTACCTTTGCTTCTATCTTAGGAGTTATTATTGGCGGTTTTATATTGCTGGTTCTCGGAATAATGATTATTGCAGGAATCGTAGCAAGTGGCGATCAACCCACTACCGTTAAAGACAAAAGTATTCTAGAGATAAAATTAAATAAGCAGTTGGTGGATCGCGGTTCAGACAATCCATTAGCCGACTTCGATTTTTTATCAATGAGTCCTAATTCCAATATTGGATTAAATACAATTCTTGAAAATATTGAGAAAGCAAAAACAGATGAAAAAATAAAAGGAATTTACCTTAATATAACCGATATACCTGCCAATTTTGGAGGTCTGGCGTCTATTGAAGAAATCAGAAATAAACTAAAGGAATTCAAAACTACAGGAAAATTCATCGTTAGCTACAATAATTTTGGGCATTCTCAAAAGGCATATTACTTAACTTCCATTTCTGACAGTATATACCTTAACCCTGAAGCAGGTTTATTTCTTTTAGGAATGGGTGGTGAAAGAACCTTCTACAGAAAATTCCTAGAGAAAATTGGAGTTGAAGCTCAGGTAATTAGAGTTGGGAAATACAAATCGGCAACCGAACAATACTTTCGTGATGATATGAGTGACGAAAGTCGCGAACAAACCATGTCTTATGTTGGAGCCATGTGGAATCAGCTTCTTGAAGGAATATCAGAAGAAAGGAATATTTCAATTGAAAAATTAAACAAACTAATTGATGAAGTAGCAATTCGAAAAGCTGCCGATGCAGAAAAGTATGGTTTAATTGATGGAGTTATTTACGAAGATGAAATGCAAGATATACTTAGAAAACTATCTGACATTAAAGAAAATAAAAAACTAAGATTGGTAAGTACATCGGATTATGAAAATGCACCAGGAGTAGATCTTAAATTTTCTAAAAATAAAATTGCTGTTATTTATGCTAGTGGCGCCATAGGATTAGAACAAAATGAAAGTTCTATTGGTCCAGAATTAGTTCAAACTATTCGTAAGGCTCGTCTTGACTCCACAATTAAAGCAATTGTATTAAGAGTTAACTCTCCAGGAGGATATGCAAATGTATCTGATTTTATCTGGAGAGAAGTGAAATTAGCATCCGATGCAAAACCTGTAATTGCATCAATGGGAAATGTTGCTGCTTCGGGCGGATATTACATTGCCTGTCCTGCTGATACTATTGTTGCAGATAAGAATACAATTACTGGTTCGATTGGAATTTATGGTTTGTTCTTTTCGGGTGAAGAGTTAATAAAAGAAAAATTTGGCTTGACTACAGATTCTTATGGAACTAATGAACATGCTGCTTTTGGAGGTAGTTTTCCTCTACTATTACCTATTTCAACCAGAAAATTCACCCCAACAGAAAAAGAAATTGTTCAAAACATTATCAACAACGGCTACGACACCTTCTTAAGTAGAGTTGCCGAAGGACGACACATGACTGTTGAGCAGGTGAATGAAGTTGCTCAAGGCAGAGTTTGGAATGCAATGGATGCACAAAAAAATGGTTTGGTTGACGTTTTAGGAGGATTGGAAACAGCAATTCAAATAGCTAAAGAAAAAGCTGGGATTGAAGATTATAGAATTGTTTCTCTTCCAAAACTAAAAGATCCTATAGAAGCATTAATAGAAGATTTTACAGGAAAAACTACCGCAAAAATTCTGAAAAATGAATTGGGAAGCTTCTACAACACCTACGAAAAAACACAAGATCTAATTCAACTTGGAGGAATACAAGCTCGTATTCCTTATGAGATTGACCTACATTAGAAAATACTCTACTGAAAATTGAAGATCCTCATTATTTTGAGGATCTTTTTTTTAATCTACAAATCGATATATTTCAGAAAAACATCGCATTAAATTATTAATTAGTTCGTTGATTACCTATATTAAACTTGTAGTAAGAATGTTTTTCATTTTCAGAAGCAAGAAAATTATTACCCTGTGAATTATTTCTGTAATTTTAGACAGTATATAACACGAACCAAAGATGAACAACTTTGGAAAAAGAATCAATTCCTTTTTCAAATCTATGATCGAATGAAAAAACTATCCCCCATACTGAAAAGTCTGCTTTTTCCTTTTAGTTTACTATATGGGATGGTTGTATCTGTACGTAATATCCTCTTCGATTTTAATATTTTACCCATCACCGAATTTAAAATCCCAATCATATCTGTTGGTAACATTACTGTTGGCGGAACTGGAAAAACGCCTCATATCGAATACCTTATCACCTTACTTAATGATGATTACAAAATAGCTACGCTAAGTAGAGGATATAAGAGAAAATCAAAAGGTTATTTACTTGCCGATGAAACATCAACATCAAATCAGATTGGTGATGAGCCAATGCAAATCAAAAGAAAGTTCCCTGATATTTTAGTTTCTGTTGATAATAAAAGAGTAAATGGAGTAAAGAATCTGCTAAAATCGGAACATGGTAATGATTTGGATGCAGTATTGCTTGACGATGCCTTCCAACACAGATCAATAAAAGCCGGTTTATCAATTCTATTAATAGATTACAACCGACCCATTACCCGAGATTATATTATGCCCTATGGCAGGCTTAGAGAGAGCGCAAGCGAAAAAGACCGTGCTAACATTATTATTGTAAGCAAATCGCCGAGAAATATGACACCTATTGATCGTAGAATAATTGTCAAAGAATTAGATCTTCTCCCGTTTCAATCTTTATATTTTACTACGCTTGATTACGGAAATTTGGAACCTGTTTTTAAAAATGATGCGATCAATATAATTAATGAAGATTGGGCAAAAGAGAATTTTTCTATTCTTTTAGTGACAGGTATCGCCAATCCTAAACCTCTTAAGGAATATCTTGAAAACTTTTCTGATGTTGTTGAAGAAGTCCAATTCTCCGATCATTACTCATTTCAAATAAAGGATCTTAATCTCATCCAATCAAAATTTGAAAAATTAGAAGGCGAAAATAAAATTATCGTTACCACAGAAAAAGATGCCACACGGTTTTTCGATATGGAAATTAATCAAGAATCGATTAAAGAGCATTTATTCTACATTCCTTTACGGATAAAATTTTTAAATGAGGATAAATCAAAGTTTGACGTTCAGATTATGAACTATGTAAGCAAAAATAAACGCTCAAGCAATCTGCACAACATCAAAACCGATTCAATATAAAAATGAAAGGGAAATCGAATTGACTCCCCTTTACTCTACCATTAAATTAACCACTACATTAATTAACAGCTATTGCTTAAAGCGGTTTGAGAGACATTCCGGTTTACGACAATTCAACCCAAATACCCTAAGCATCATCAAGTTACAAAAACTACTACAAATAATCAATAGTTAATTTTCTTTTTATTTAAAAACTCAATTACCTCAAAAAAAAATGCCATTTAATTGAATTTACCTCCCAAAACACAGGTTTTCTTATAGGTTCGAACTTCACCATTTGGACTGAACAATTCGATGTATACCAGATAAATACCAATTGACGCTCTCTCCCTTTTTGAAGTTAGTCCATCCCAAAACACAGAATCCTCATTTGCCAAGTTCACATTACTTGCCAATTTTCTAATTTCAATTCCCATTGAATTATAAATACGAATTGAAGTCAAAAAACCATCCTCTTCCATTTTGAAGTTAATCAAAAGACGATCATCAATACCATCATTATCGGGGGTGAATACCTGAGAGGATAAACTTATTTCAGACTCAGCAAGATCGACATCACTATAAACTGAATTTTGAAGACCCGGAGTTCCAAATCCAATATTCTGAGCTGCCGATTGCCAATTAGATTCACGATTTGTCTCTTCGATTGGATTTATTCTTTCTAAAGAAACTCCTTCTACCGAAGCCAATAATCCGAAATGCATATCCTCATTGTATGCAAAATCATCAATGATTATATTATTAGAAGTAATAACAACCCTTCCGGCATCGTCAGAAAAAGAGGGTAAAGATTTTATTCGACAGAAAACATCAGGATTAGATGTAAAATAATTTTGCTGAACATTGAGAGTATCCTTAGTCACCAATATATATTCTTTGGGATGAAGGTATTTATCTGAAATTGAAACTTCCCCAAACAATTCAAAATTGTCCGTTCTGCCAGCCAATTCCACTTGTGCTAAATCAATTACTTTATCGGATACATTCACAATCTCTACATAATCCGATCCATCGGGATAAGGATTAAATAAAACTTCATTTATCACCAAATCACCTTCTGAAATGATTCCCGGTATCCAAAACTCATATTCTTTAGTAAGAATCGAATTCCCAGCTAAATCCTTAATATTGTTTGATAATACAAGTTGATATTGACTGTTTTTTACAAAATCATCCTGAAAATACAACTGGAATTCTTTACCTATGATATCCGATTGAATTACTTCATTTGGATGAATTACCTCAGATGATAGTGTGAAATTTGACAATTTAAATACTCCGGAACTATCAATTGGCTCACTAAAAACAAGTTGTAAACAATTACCAGAAACAGAGTGGCAATATTCAAGACTTGGTGCAATAAAATCCTGATTTTCAGCATAAATTGAATTTAACTTGCCTGGAGTTCCTCCCAATTCATTTACCGAAGCCTTCCAATTATTTTCCTGCCATGACGTATTTTTAGGATCAAGTCGTTCCAAAGACCAGCCTCCGTCCGATTTTTCATCCGACTGATACCATGAATCTGAATAATATATCTGATCAATAATTAAATTCTCGGCGGATAAAATTTCAATTGCTCCTCCTGAATTTGTTAATCCGGGGAAACTACTTACTCCCAGGACATCTGCAAACGAACTAAATTCTTCTGCCGCAGATTTTGAACACAAAACCAAATAAGCTTTGGCTGCAATTGTATCCAAATCTAAAAGTGTTTCCTTCTCACCAACTTTTAAAATCCAATTCTCAATGGATATGGGATATTCACTGGCATTGTACAATTCAATAAATTCGTATTCCGGCAGCCCGGCAGAAGGAGTTTCATCTGCCATGATTTCGTTTATCACGATATCGTTGGAATGAACCTCATGCCAAATAAAATTCAAAACTGTATCCAGTACATTTCCACACTCATCCTGCAAGCTGGAAATAGTTAGTTGTTGCTCCTGACCATCTTCAAAAGAATTGGCAAACTCAAGGTGAACAGTCATTGGCGTTACCACTGTAATTGTTGACGCAGGATTATTATTCAACGAATAATTCTGGAGACTAAGCAAGGATAATTTGTCTATTTGTTCACTCAACTCTATAGATAAATGGGTTTTAGACAATACTCTTAAATGAGAAACTACTGGAGCAAAATTGTCGATATTATTCCCATGAATGGAATTTTCTTTTCCAGGTGTTCCTCCAGTTTCTCTCTTTGACCCGGACCAATTGCTCATCGTACTGCAAGTATTCAAAGGATCGATTCGCTCCAAAGACCAGCCTCCGTCCGATTTTTCATCAGACCGGTACCATGAATCCGAATAGGAAACCTTATCAATAACAACCTTCTCTTCGGATTGAATTTCAATTGTTTTTCCTGAATTTGTTAATCCAGGAAAAGCGCTAACTCCTAACACATCTCCAAATTCTAAAAATTGATCCGCAGCAATTGTAGCACAGAGTATCAAATAAGCATTTGATGCAATGCGAAACTCACCTAAAACAGTCTCTTTCTCTCCTACTTTTAAAACCCAATTGTTGATGGATATAGGATGTTCACTGGTATTGTACAATTCAATAAATTCATATTCAGGTAGCCCAACAGGAGGAGTTTCATCTGCCATGATTTCGTTTATTACAATATCGTTGGAATGAACCTCATGCCAAATAAAATTCAAAACTGTATCCAGCACATTACCACACTCATCCTGCAAGCCGGAAATAGTTAGTTGTTGCTCCTGACCATCTTCAAAAGAATTGTCAAACTCAAGGCGAACAGTCATCGGCGTTTCCACTGTAATTGTTGACGCAGGATTATTATTCAACAAATAATTCTGGAGACTAAGCAAGGATAATGTGTCGATTTGTTCACTCAACTCCACTGAAAGGTGATTTTTAGACAAAACCCTTAAATGAGAAACTACTGGAGGAAAATTGTCGATATTATTCCCATGAATGGAATTTTCTTTTCCAGGTGTTCCTCCAGTTTCTCTCTTTGACCCGGACCAATTGCTCATCGTACTGCAAGTATTCAAAGGATCGATTCGCTCCAAAGACCAGCCTCCGTCCGATTTTTCATCAGACCGGTACCATGAATCCGAATAGGAAACCTGATCAATAACAACCTTCTCAGCAGATTGAATTTCAATTGTTTTTCCTGAATTTGTTAATCCAGGAAAAGCGCTAACTCCTAACACATCTCCAAATTCTAAAAATTGATCCACAGCAATTGTAGAACAGAGTATCAAATAAGCATTTGATGCAATGCAAAACTCACCTAAAATAGTCTCTTTCTCTCCTACCTTTACAATCCAATTATCAATGGATATAGGATATTCACTGGCATTATACAGTTCAATAAATTCATATTCCGGCAGCCCAACAGAAGGAATTTCATCTGCCATGATTTCGTTTATCACGATATCGGAAACCTGTGCAGGAGCAAAATATCCAA contains:
- the lpxK gene encoding tetraacyldisaccharide 4'-kinase, with amino-acid sequence MKKLSPILKSLLFPFSLLYGMVVSVRNILFDFNILPITEFKIPIISVGNITVGGTGKTPHIEYLITLLNDDYKIATLSRGYKRKSKGYLLADETSTSNQIGDEPMQIKRKFPDILVSVDNKRVNGVKNLLKSEHGNDLDAVLLDDAFQHRSIKAGLSILLIDYNRPITRDYIMPYGRLRESASEKDRANIIIVSKSPRNMTPIDRRIIVKELDLLPFQSLYFTTLDYGNLEPVFKNDAINIINEDWAKENFSILLVTGIANPKPLKEYLENFSDVVEEVQFSDHYSFQIKDLNLIQSKFEKLEGENKIIVTTEKDATRFFDMEINQESIKEHLFYIPLRIKFLNEDKSKFDVQIMNYVSKNKRSSNLHNIKTDSI
- the sppA gene encoding signal peptide peptidase SppA, whose amino-acid sequence is MKSFFKFTFASILGVIIGGFILLVLGIMIIAGIVASGDQPTTVKDKSILEIKLNKQLVDRGSDNPLADFDFLSMSPNSNIGLNTILENIEKAKTDEKIKGIYLNITDIPANFGGLASIEEIRNKLKEFKTTGKFIVSYNNFGHSQKAYYLTSISDSIYLNPEAGLFLLGMGGERTFYRKFLEKIGVEAQVIRVGKYKSATEQYFRDDMSDESREQTMSYVGAMWNQLLEGISEERNISIEKLNKLIDEVAIRKAADAEKYGLIDGVIYEDEMQDILRKLSDIKENKKLRLVSTSDYENAPGVDLKFSKNKIAVIYASGAIGLEQNESSIGPELVQTIRKARLDSTIKAIVLRVNSPGGYANVSDFIWREVKLASDAKPVIASMGNVAASGGYYIACPADTIVADKNTITGSIGIYGLFFSGEELIKEKFGLTTDSYGTNEHAAFGGSFPLLLPISTRKFTPTEKEIVQNIINNGYDTFLSRVAEGRHMTVEQVNEVAQGRVWNAMDAQKNGLVDVLGGLETAIQIAKEKAGIEDYRIVSLPKLKDPIEALIEDFTGKTTAKILKNELGSFYNTYEKTQDLIQLGGIQARIPYEIDLH